Below is a window of Thermodesulfomicrobium sp. WS DNA.
CTTTGGCTCACCAATCTCCTCTTCGCCGGTTTTGCCGCCGCCATCGGCATCGCCATGGCCCGAGGGCTCGACATCGATTGCGGGTGCTACACCACCGGCACCACCGGGTCCATGCTCGTTGCCCTCGTGCGCGATGTGATCCTCCTCGTGGCCGGACTCATCCTGAGTCTCATCTACGCCCGGGTCATTGCGCCCAGCCGCACGCCGATCACCCCGGAGGATTCCGAAGATTCCATGGCAAGCGCATGCGCGTGCGATCCCGAAGAGGCGCCGGCAAGCGACCCAAATTCGCAAACACCTTCAGCGGCCTAAAAAACTCCGGGCCAGGCAGTCTCCTCCCCTGGCCCGCGTTTTCTTTCGTCGCCCATCACCGCAGGCCAAGCCCCACGCACGGCATTGACCAGAAGAATCCGCTGGGCATGACGGACGGTTTCTGGGGTGAGTACGGCCTGCTGCACTCTCCCACGAGCGCAAAGCCGCTGCCGCAGAACGCCAGGTACCAAGCCGCAACGCCGTGGCGGCGTGAGCCACTGTCCCTGAAAAAGCACCACGATGGAGGCAATGGTGGTCTCGGTGACGTGCCCCTGACGATTCACCAAAATGGCGTCATGCGCCCCCATGGCGCTGGCACGGGCGCGCTCGGCATCCAGGTGCTGGCGCAGGGTGGTCTTGTGACAGACACACGGGTCGCGCTCATCGACCGGACGCTCGGCAAAAACCACCCGGTACGGCCAAACGGGACGCGGCAGCGCTCGGATGCTCCAATGCCGGCGCCCATCCGGCCAAAGTTCCAAGCGCAACACTGCGGGATGCGACAGGCCTCGGCAATGCAGGCGGCACTCTTCCTCCAGCGCGGACCACGGGACGCAGAACCCAAAATACTGCGCCGACTCCGCCAGCCTTTTTCGGTGCCACGACCATAAGGGAACGCCCTGAGGGGTGGCGCGCATGGTTTCCACCAGCCCAAAGTCCCGAGGCCGAGGGCCCAACACGCGCGCCTTGAGCTGCGTCTCCCTCCATTCGGCCTCGGGCACGGAGTCCCAAACAATCCCCCCGCCCACGCCATACTCCGCTTCGGCACGCCGGTTATCCACCAGCACCGTGCGGATGGCGACGTTGAAATGGGCGCGCTGGCCAGGCCGCACCCAGCCCAAGGCGCCTGTGTACACCCGACGGGCAGAAGGCTCGAGTTCCTGAATAATATGCGCAGTGCGCACCTTCGGGGCGCCCGTGATGGATGCCGCAGGAAACAGCGCTTGGAAGATCCGGGCCAAGTCCGCATCGGTGCGCCCGCACACCAGCGAGGTCATCTGCCAAACCGTAGGGTAGCGCTCCACCTCCAGCAGCCGCGGCACACGCACGCTTGCGGGGCGGCACACCCGGCCCAAATCATGGCGCACCATGTCCACGATCATGACATTTTCCGCCCGCTCTTTGGCACAAGAGCGCAGCGCTGCCGCCTGAAGCCCGTCTTCCTCAAGGAAGCGCCCCCGCGGAGCGGTCCCCTTCATAGGCCGGGAGAGCAGACAAGGCCCCACGCGGCGAAAGAAGAGCTCCGGCGAGGCACTGCACACGGCCCAGTCGTCCGTCTCGAGGTATACGGCATGCGGGGATGGCTGCTGGGCAAAGAGGTGGCCCCAAAGCTCCCACGAGTCTGCCGAAAATGGGGCGCGGAGTCGGTAGGTCAGGTTGACCTGATAGGTTTCCCCCGCAGCGAGGTAGTGCCGAATGCGGTCGATGGCCTGCACATAGGCCGCTGGCCCCATCTCCGGCTCCCAGTCCGGCAGACACAGCGCCCGCGGCTTTGGGCATGGCACCTCGCGGAAACGAGGGGCAAAGAGGGCAAACCAGACGAGCGGCCACGGCCCAGGGTCACGCCACGGCAAGGCCGGGTCCATGGCCGCGGCCGCCTCATAGCTCACCATCCCTACGGCGTGGAGCCCGTGTGCCTCGACCAT
It encodes the following:
- a CDS encoding MauE/DoxX family redox-associated membrane protein; protein product: MSALSAYRYLRYFLAVVLIAAVPHKLLDPAGFALAIARYDLVPTAMVNALALVLPWVEVILAVLLVCDVLMGPALWLTNLLFAGFAAAIGIAMARGLDIDCGCYTTGTTGSMLVALVRDVILLVAGLILSLIYARVIAPSRTPITPEDSEDSMASACACDPEEAPASDPNSQTPSAA
- the pabB gene encoding aminodeoxychorismate synthase component I yields the protein MIRAAIAHGSGRRLLLYEAPCAVEMALRPGEVLPVLARVEAMVEAHGLHAVGMVSYEAAAAMDPALPWRDPGPWPLVWFALFAPRFREVPCPKPRALCLPDWEPEMGPAAYVQAIDRIRHYLAAGETYQVNLTYRLRAPFSADSWELWGHLFAQQPSPHAVYLETDDWAVCSASPELFFRRVGPCLLSRPMKGTAPRGRFLEEDGLQAAALRSCAKERAENVMIVDMVRHDLGRVCRPASVRVPRLLEVERYPTVWQMTSLVCGRTDADLARIFQALFPAASITGAPKVRTAHIIQELEPSARRVYTGALGWVRPGQRAHFNVAIRTVLVDNRRAEAEYGVGGGIVWDSVPEAEWRETQLKARVLGPRPRDFGLVETMRATPQGVPLWSWHRKRLAESAQYFGFCVPWSALEEECRLHCRGLSHPAVLRLELWPDGRRHWSIRALPRPVWPYRVVFAERPVDERDPCVCHKTTLRQHLDAERARASAMGAHDAILVNRQGHVTETTIASIVVLFQGQWLTPPRRCGLVPGVLRQRLCARGRVQQAVLTPETVRHAQRILLVNAVRGAWPAVMGDERKRGPGEETAWPGVF